A section of the Methanomassiliicoccus luminyensis B10 genome encodes:
- a CDS encoding ABC transporter ATP-binding protein, giving the protein MDEGCAIEARGLVKRFGSFTAVDDLSMNVRRGEFMGLLGPNGSGKSTTLKMITGLIWPTQGTVMINGQDISDHRTALSEVGCVIETPEFYASFTPSEALQYVGRIYGLNEREIAIRSRDVLEEVKMWEWRDKPLSKFSKGMRQRTVLAQSMISNPSILILDEPTSGLDPRGMIEMRAVLSELKRRDRAMLISTHMLKEVSEMCGSVSMIRNGKLIASGDVNKLIKDYVDRSKGRVELSVRTVKPMTQTFIKDISASTGVRSVNLMGDYEVRLDFCGSTDDQSRVVDIVQEHGLRLMAMNEKGLDIEQLYMELTEGEVNVE; this is encoded by the coding sequence ATGGACGAAGGATGCGCTATAGAGGCACGTGGGCTGGTCAAGAGGTTCGGGTCGTTTACGGCGGTGGACGATCTGAGCATGAATGTGCGCAGAGGAGAGTTCATGGGTCTGCTCGGTCCGAACGGCTCGGGAAAGAGCACGACGCTGAAGATGATCACTGGCCTAATATGGCCCACGCAAGGCACAGTGATGATAAACGGTCAGGATATATCCGACCATCGCACCGCGCTTTCGGAAGTGGGGTGTGTCATCGAGACACCAGAGTTCTATGCGTCATTCACGCCTTCCGAGGCGTTGCAGTATGTTGGAAGGATCTATGGGCTCAATGAGCGGGAGATCGCCATAAGGTCCAGGGATGTGCTGGAAGAGGTGAAGATGTGGGAATGGCGCGACAAACCTCTGAGCAAATTCTCCAAGGGGATGAGGCAGAGGACCGTGCTAGCCCAATCCATGATCTCCAACCCCAGCATATTGATACTCGATGAACCCACCTCCGGTCTGGACCCCCGAGGGATGATCGAGATGCGTGCGGTCCTTTCCGAACTTAAGAGAAGGGACCGCGCGATGCTCATAAGCACGCACATGCTGAAGGAAGTGTCAGAGATGTGCGGATCTGTCAGCATGATCAGGAACGGGAAGCTGATAGCTTCCGGTGATGTCAACAAGCTCATCAAAGATTATGTGGACAGGTCCAAGGGAAGGGTGGAGCTAAGTGTACGCACCGTAAAACCGATGACACAGACATTTATAAAAGACATATCCGCAAGCACGGGGGTCAGGTCCGTGAACCTCATGGGGGATTATGAGGTAAGGCTTGATTTTTGCGGCTCCACCGACGATCAGTCCAGGGTGGTCGACATCGTTCAGGAACATGGCCTGAGGCTGATGGCAATGAACGAGAAGGGGTTGGATATAGAGCAGCTGTATATGGAACTGACCGAAGGGGAGGTAAACGTCGAATGA
- a CDS encoding ABC transporter permease — protein sequence MKLPGINMSDMFGRMEENVYDNYGANKQRDEKYELTNKAGQLWTVFLSQMKLFTKSYLPILMIVFVALIPVLIYSGVLDSAIINPIREEIGDTGETYVAICLGLLPVMMALISCMICGSMLPSEFRYRTAYLNFPLPQSRMTFYLGKFLAGYALVLATILSAFAVSILMATFAGYDSVSSAAIGEAMLLSIAGSFAFCSIAYGLSAFMSHGSTMFPFVLIFIMIPAFTLIMADAGGFGDLVGYVPSFAGDLALASLGSDQTLSVSLLLTNIDVQMTASVPLAATASLICGVLFLLIGMSKTRSREI from the coding sequence ATGAAGCTGCCCGGAATTAACATGTCCGACATGTTCGGCCGAATGGAAGAGAATGTGTATGACAATTATGGAGCGAACAAGCAAAGAGACGAGAAATATGAATTAACCAACAAGGCAGGGCAACTTTGGACCGTCTTCCTGAGCCAGATGAAGCTCTTCACAAAGAGCTATCTGCCGATCCTGATGATCGTATTCGTGGCCCTTATCCCCGTCTTGATATATTCCGGCGTACTTGACAGCGCCATAATCAATCCCATCCGCGAGGAGATCGGCGATACGGGAGAGACATACGTCGCCATATGCCTGGGTTTGCTGCCGGTGATGATGGCCCTGATCTCATGTATGATATGCGGGTCCATGTTGCCCTCTGAGTTCAGGTACCGCACGGCGTATCTGAACTTCCCGTTGCCGCAGTCCAGGATGACATTCTATCTGGGCAAGTTCCTCGCGGGATACGCATTGGTATTGGCAACGATCCTGTCGGCGTTCGCGGTGTCCATATTGATGGCCACGTTTGCAGGATACGATTCCGTGAGTTCGGCGGCCATAGGGGAGGCGATGCTTCTGAGCATTGCGGGGAGTTTCGCATTCTGCAGCATCGCATACGGGCTTAGTGCATTCATGTCCCACGGTTCCACGATGTTCCCCTTCGTACTGATATTCATCATGATACCCGCATTCACTCTGATAATGGCGGACGCAGGGGGGTTCGGGGATCTCGTGGGATACGTGCCGAGCTTCGCCGGGGACCTCGCACTTGCGTCTCTGGGGTCCGACCAGACGCTGTCCGTATCGTTGTTGCTTACCAATATCGATGTCCAAATGACCGCATCTGTCCCGCTTGCGGCAACGGCCAGTCTTATTTGCGGCGTATTGTTCCTTCTGATAGGGATGTCCAAGACAAGGAGTAGGGAGATATGA